Proteins co-encoded in one Quercus robur chromosome 8, dhQueRobu3.1, whole genome shotgun sequence genomic window:
- the LOC126695785 gene encoding uncharacterized protein LOC126695785: MAIHSRDDALMCKIFPSSLGPTAMRWFNGLRANSIGSFKTLTRAFGARFITCSRTPRPLGSLLTLSMREGETLKSYSDRYWKMFNEIEGKNDPVAITTFKAGLPTDHDLRKSLTGKPVTSVRQLMDRIDKYRRVEEDQLQGKGKAKMIPQERRDFRSDRYNNSRPRRDFVGQSGSADAQVVNAVFREPVQQVFEKIKNEPFFKWPNKMAGEPRKRNPSLYCHYHQDHGHTTDNCRNLWDHLEQLVREGKLKQLLHHSSGRASQAGSEVRGDASSRLSLGTINVIFAAPGRTGSCPSRVLSVSRSPAEDHSQAVKRAKRRVPLILGFSDEDLVRTIQPHEDALLVTLRISGYHVRRVMVDQGSAVDVMYPDLYQGLGLKPEDLTTYNSPLVSFDGRLVIPMGLIRLPVQSGTDVVEVDFIVVDVFSPYTAIVGRPWLHTLKAVSSTLHQKAKYPSGDQVLEIVGSQVGAKLPLQEKANLLEFLRANVDVFAWDPYEAPGVDPNFICHRLNVNPAAVPRRQPPRRPSKEHAEAVRSEVTKLKQAGAIKEVFYPQWLANTVVVKKKTGK, encoded by the exons ATGGCTATTCACTCCAGGGATGATGCTTTGATGTGCAAGATTTTTCCATCGAGTTTGGGTCCAacggcgatgaggtggttcaatggctTAAGGGCCAATTCTATTGGATCTTTCAAGACACTGACTCGGGCTTTTGGTGCTCGCTTTATTACATGCAGCCGGACTCCCCGGCCTTTAGGATCCTTGTTGACTTTGTCTATGCGAGAGGGTGAGACTCTCAAGAGTTATTCGGATAGGTACTGGAAAATGTTTAACGAAATAGAGGGAAAGAATGATCCCGTGGCTATAACCACTTTCAAAGCCGGTCTCCCAACTGATCACGACTTGAGGAAATCCTTGACGGGTAAACCTGTCACCAGTGTTCGCCAGCTGATGGACAGAATAGATAAGTACAGAAGGGTTGAGGAAGATCAACTTCAGGGGAAAGGAAAGGCCAAGATGatccctcaagagaggagggatttcaggtcggatcGTTATAATAACAGCCGACCAAGGAGGGACTTTGTCGGGCAGTCGGGCTCGGCGGACGCCCAGGTTGTTAATGCAGTATTTCGGGAGCCTGTTCAGCAAGTTTTtgagaagataaagaatgaaccgttcttcaaatggccgaacaagatggcggGAGAGCCTAGAAAACGCAACCCGAGTTTGTATTGCCATTACCATCAGGATCATGGGCACACGACAGACAattgcaggaatttatgggaccatttGGAACAGTTGGTCCGTGAAGGAAAATTaaagcaactcttgcatcacTCCAGCGGAAGGGCGAGCCAAGCAGGTTCCGAGGTGCGTGGGGATGCTTCATCAAGGCTCTCCCTGGGTACAATTAACGTTATCTTCGCGGCCCCGGGAAGGACTGGATCTTGCCCCTCGAGAGTGTTGTCGGTGTCCAGATCCCCGGCCGAGGATCATTCTCAGGCAGTGAAGAGAGCCAAGAGGCGTGTCcctttgattttgggtttctcAGATGAGGATCTGGTTAGGACCATACAGCCCCATGAGGATGCTTTGTTGGTAACGTTGAGGATTAGCGGGTACCATGTCCGGAGAGTGATGGTTGATCAGGGAAGCGCTGTAGATGTGATGTATCCTGATTTGTACCAGGGGCTAGGTTTGAAACCAGAGGACTTAACAACCTATAATTCCCCTCTAGTGAGTTTTGACGGAAGGTTGGTCATTCCCATGGGGCTAATCAGGCTGCCCGTGCAGTCAGGCACGGATGTGGTGGAAGTGGATTTTATTGTCGTAGATGTTTTTTCTCCATACACAGCTATTGtgggcagaccttggcttcacaCCCTTAAAGCGGTTTCGTCCACCCTACATCAGAAGGCGAAATACCCATCCGGAGACCAAGTGCTGGAGATAGTAGGGAGTCAG GTTGGGGCCAAGTTGCCTTTGCAAGAGAAAGCGAATTTGCTGGAATTCCTCCGAGCCAATGTGGACGTTTTTGCATGGGACCCGTACGAAGCCCCAGGGGTGGAcccgaatttcatttgtcacCGGCTCAACGTGAACCCTGCCGCTGTCCCTAGAAGGCAACCTCCTCGGAGACCATCGAAGGAGCATGCCGAGGCAGTTAGAAGTGAAGTTACCAAGCTCAAacaggctggggctatcaaggaagtgttTTACCctcaatggttggccaatacggtGGTAGTAAAAAAGAAGACTGGAAAATGA